A portion of the Capra hircus breed San Clemente chromosome 24, ASM170441v1, whole genome shotgun sequence genome contains these proteins:
- the FAM210A gene encoding protein FAM210A translates to MQWNVPKTVCRLAHRTCMEPHKAGLLGHCQNIKGPLLLYTLESRVVVVQGPQKRSLHLPTAQCVAKERKPFIAVPSQPGVFHHKQWEQDILSKRVLSSSATSSGPPSEKKEEPDPLQDRSISLYQRFKKTFRQYGKVLIPVHLITSAVWFGTFYYAAIKGVNVVPFLELIGLPDSIVNILKNSQSGNALTAYALFKIATPARYTVTLGGTSFTVKYLRSRGYMSTPPPVKEYLQDKMEETKELLTEKMEETKDRLTEKLQETKGKVSLKKKVE, encoded by the exons ATGCAATGGAATGTACCAAAGACTGTATGCCGACTGGCACATAGGACGTGCATGGAACCACATAAAGCCGGTCTTTTGGGACACTGTCAAAACATAAAGGGACCATTACTTTTGTATACCTTGGAATCCAGAGTGGTTGTGGTACAAGGCCCTCAGAAACGGTCGCTGCACTTACCCACTGCCCAGTGTGTTGCAAAGGAAAGGAAGCCATTCATTGCTGTTCCATCCCAACCAGGGGTCTTTCACCATAAACAGTGGGAGCAGGATATCTTATCCAAGAGAGTTCTGTCATCCAGTGCCACATCCTCAGGACCTCCCTCCGAAAAAAAGGAAGAACCTGATCCGTTACAAGACAGATCTATTAGTCTTTATCAGCGatttaagaaaacatttagaCAATATGGAAAAGTTTTGATTCCAGTGCATCTAATAACTTCTGCTGTTTGGTTTGGAACATTTTATTATGCAGCCATAAA aGGAGTGAATGTCGTTCCTTTTCTAGAACTTATTGGGTTACCTGACAGTATAGTGAACATTCTGAAAAATTCCCAGAGTGGAAATGCACTAACAGCATATGCCCTGTTTAAG ATTGCAACGCCTGCACGGTACACTGTAACTCTCGGGGGGACCTCCTTCACTGTGAAGTATCTGCGTAGCCGGGGCTACATGTCGACACCACCCCCCGTGAAGGAGTACCTGCAAGACAAGATGGAGGAAACAAAGGAGCTCCTCACAGAGAAGATGGAAGAGACAAAGGACAGACTCACTGAAAAACTGCAAGAAACCAAAGGAAAGGTTTCTCTTAAGAAAAAAGTGGAATAG